GGCTGAGGATATGCGTGGCCTCCGCCTCCGAGATCGGAACCGGCCGATTGTCGGGCCCGAGGAAGCCCGTGACCTTCGGCGTGTTCTTGATCAGCGAGAAGACCTGGTCGGTCAGCTCGGCCTTGACCAGAACGTAGCCCGGGAAGAACTTGCGCTCGGCGTCGACCTTGCGGCCGCGACGCACCTCGACGACCTTTTCGGTCGGTACGAGAATCTTCTCGAACTTGTCGGAGAGCCCCTTCTGCCGGGCCTGCTCCTCGATCGATTCAGCGACCTTCTTCTCGAAATTCGAGTAGGCGTGAACGATGTACCAACGGGCTGCCATTCCTAGATTGCCTTCCTGCACTCAGCGGCCAGCGCTCATGATGAAACCGACCGCAAACCCGAGGGCCTGATCGGCTATAAAAAAGAACGCAGCAGCGAACACGACCATGATGAGAACCATGATCGTGGAGATCAACGTTTCCCGACGGGTGGGCCATGTCACTTTCGAGACTTCGGTCCGCACCTGCTGAAGGAACGTGAAGGGATTTGTCTTCGAGGCCATATACCGCCCATGGCATTAGGCGCGTAAAAGCTGACGACCCAGCCCCACGCACCTCGTGTCCGTTGATCTGCGTATTAGCGTCCTGTGCAACGATTCACAAGAGGCAGGTGGAAATTTCTTGCCGACGCCCGCTGCTCCCGGCAACCGGCATTCAATCGGACGGCGCTGATGCAACGAGGCGAATGGCAGGGGCAACAGGGCTCGAACCTGTGACCTGCGGTTTTGGAGACCGCCGCTCTACCAACTGAGCTATACCCCTACGGACGGCACGCCATGGCGCGTCCGACTGCCGGCCACGAAGGCCAGCTTTCACGCTCGGCAATAATGCCATGGCCGGCATTTTGCAAGCCGATTCGCCGGCCTTCGGCACAGGAAAAATCCCGGCTGCGCCCAAACGAAAACGGCGGCCCGAAGGCCGCCGCGAATACGCTTACCGCGCTATGTCGATTACTCGACGATTGCGGACACGATGCCGGCGCCGACGGTGCGGCCACCTTCGCGGATAGCGAAGCGCAGCTTCTCTTCCATCGCGATCGGAACGATCAGCGCGACGTCCATCGTCACGTTGTCGCCCGGCATCACCATCTCCGTGCCTTCCGGAAGCGTCACGACACCCGTCACGTCCGTCGTGCGGAAGTAGAACTGCGGACGATAGTTCGTGAAGAACGGCGTATGACGACCGCCCTCTTCCTTCGTCAGGATGTACGCTTCCGCCTTGAACTTCGTGTGCGGCTTCACCGAGCCCGGCTTGCACAGCACCTGGCCGCGCTCAACGCCCTCACGGTCGACACCGCGGATCAGCGCGCCGATGTTGTCGCCCGCCTGACCCTGGTCCAGAAGCTTGCGGAACATCTCGACGCCCGTAACCGTCGTCTTCTTGGAGTCCCGGATGCCGACGATCTCGACTTCCTCGCCCACCTTCACGATCCCGCGCTCGACGCGGCCCGTCACGACCGTACCGCGACCCGAAATCGAGAACACGTCCTCGATCGGCATCAGGAACGGCTGGTCGATCGGACGCTCCGGCGTCGGGATGTACGCATCAACCGCCGCCATCAGCTCGCGGACCGCGTCCTCGCCGATCTTCTTGTCCGAATCCTCAAGCGCCGCAAGCGCCGAACCCTTCACGATCGGAATGTCGTCGCCCGGGAACTCGTAGCTCGACAGAAGCTCGCGGACCTCAAGCTCCACCAGCTCCAGAAGCTCGGCGTCGTCAACCTGGTCGACCTTGTTCAGAAACACCACGATCGCCGGAACGCCAACCTGACGCGCCAGGAGAATGTGCTCCCGCGTCTGCGGCATCGGGCCGTCCGCAGCCGAACAAACGAGGATCGCCCCGTCCATCTGCGCCGCACCCGTGATCATGTTCTTCACATAGTCCGCGTGTCCCGGGCAGTCCACGTGCGCGTAGTGACGGTTCTCCGTCTCGTACTCAACGTGCGCCGTCGAAATCGTGATGCCCCGCGCCTTCTCCTCCGGCGCCGCGTCAATCTGGTCGTACGCACGGAACTCGCCGAAGTACTTCGTGATCGCCGCCGTCAGCGACGTCTTCCCATGGTCAACGTGACCAATCGTGCCGATGTTGACGTGCGGCTTGTTACGCTCGAATTTGCTCTTGGCCATGTATCGGTTTCCTGACGCTTAGCTCTGTGAGAACTGCGGCGCGACATATAGGCTTGCAATGAGAAAAACAAGCGCCCCGCGGTTGATGGCCCGATTACCGGTCCTGGGCGACCGGAGCGCTCCAGTCAGCGATGTCATGGACAGGAGGAGTGGAGCGGGTAGCGGGAATCGAACCCGCGTATTCAGCTTGGAAGGCTGCTGCTCTACCATTGAGCTATACCCGCGCACGTCCGAAACGCCATGCAGTCCGAGGCAGTGGTGGAGGGAGTTGGATTTGAACCAACGTAGGCTAAGCCAACGGATTTACAGTCCGTCCCCTTTAACCACTCGGGCATCCCTCCGTACCTGCCTTGCCGGAGCCTGGCATCGAAGCGGCGCCGCCGAAAGGCCATCGCTGCTTCGGGCGGCGTTATGAAGAGGCGGGACCCGTCTGTCAACAGGCCCACGCGCAAAAGCTGCGACAGGCCGGCCAGGCCATTGTTCCACTGCGCGAAACCGCCCGGCCGGGCGCTTCCACCGCCGCTCCAAACCCTGTATGAGCGGGCATGAACGATCATCCGTCCCACACACCCAAAGATTCGCATTATGCCCGGCTGCGGCGCGCCCATCGCGACCGCGCCCGTGAAACGGCGCCTGCCGCCGACGACGGCATCGTGCGCCTGTACGGCCTCCACACGGTTGCGGCGGCCCTGGCCAATCCGCGGCGCAAGGCGATTCGCCTGCGGGTGACGCGCAATGCGCTGAACCGGCTTGGAATCGAGCCGGAAGCCATCACCTGCCTCATGGAGATCGTCGACCCACGGCAGCTCGACGGCGAACTGGGCGACGATGCCGTGCACCAGGGCGCGCTTCTGGAAGCCGAGCCCCTGCCAGGCCGTGGCCTTGGCCAATTGGGCAAGACGGACCTCGTTCTGGTGCTCGACCAGGTCACCGATCCGCACAATGTCGGCGCCATCCTGCGCTCGGCCACGGCCTTCGGCGCCGGTGCGGTCATCACCACCAGCCGGCACTCGCCGCAGGAATCCGGCGTGCTGGCCAAGGCCGCATCCGGCGCGCTGGAGGAGATCCCGTATATCCAGGTCGTCAACCTTTCCGACGCCTTGGAAACCCTGAAGCAGGACGGCTTCCAGACTATCGGCCTGGATTCCGACGGCCCCGTCGCCCTGGAGCCTGCCTTCGACGCGGGCAAGGTGGCGCTCGTTCTGGGCAGCGAGGGCAAGGGCCTGCGTCAGAAGACGCGCTCCACGGTAGACGCCCTGGCGCGTCTGGAGGTACCGGGGGCCATCCGCTCGCTCAACGTGTCCAACGCGGCGGCGGTATCCCTCTACGCAGCGCGGCGTTACCTGTCGCAGGCCTGAGCGGACAGGCCTTCCGGGCAATCCGACAGCAGACGCCGGGCGGCCCGTGCTTCGGCACGGCGGCGTACCTCGTGGATGGACAGGAGCCCTGGCCGGGCGGGCGGCGCCCCGTCGGCATGCCCGCGCCGGCGCAACCGCTCCAGCACCAGGAGCTCGAACATCAGTCGACGGCGGAGTTGCTCCACCTCCCTCGCCTGCCGCTCCAGCCTCAGTTCCTGCATATGCGCGTCGCCCGCTCGTCGCGTCGTCCTCATGCAATTGTGTCACATGGGAGACGCGGTTGTGAAAAGCGCGCCATATCGACGCCATTCTTCGTAGCGGAAGCGCCCGCCAGATGCCATGCTGCACTCAATTCACGGACAACCATCGAGAACAGCCGTGACAGGGAGGGGTGCTTGCAGGCGTTACTTGCATTTTCGCGCGCCGTCGACCGGCTGAACGCCGGCTTCGCGGTGATCGCCGATTATCTCGTTCTGTTTGCCGTGCTGATCAGCGCGGGGAACGCCATTTCGCGTTATCTCTTCCACGTCAGCTCGAACTCGATGCTGGAAATCCAGTGGTACATGTTCGCGGGCATGGTGCTTCTTGGAGCGTCCTATACGCTCAAGTTGAACGAGCATGTGCGGGTCGATCTCATTTACTCCGCCCTGTCGACCCGCAATCGGCTGCTGGTGGACATTTTCGGCCTTGTCGTCCTGTACCTGCCGGTGGTCTTCTATCTGTTCTGGCTGTGCTGGCCGTTTTTCTGGCGCTCGTTCACCAGCGGTGAAACCTCGATGAATGCCGGCGGCCTGACATTGTGGCCCGCGAAGGCGACCCTGCCCCTCGGCTTCGGCCTTCTGTTCCTGCAGGGCCTGTCCGAACTCATCAAGCGCTTCGCGGCATTGCAGGGATTGATGACCCTGGAGACGCGCTACGAAAAGCCGTTGCAGTAACACCCGCCGCGCCCCCGGGAGGAGACTTCAGACGCATGTTCGAATATGGTCCGATGCCGCCGCTGATGTTCGGCTGCATGATCGTCTTTCTTCTGATCGGATTTCCCGTCGCCTTCTCGCTGGCCGCCGTCGGCATGCTGTTCGGCGTCCTGGGGATCGTGTTCGATCATTTCAGCCCCGCATTGCTGAACGCCCTGCCGCTGCGGTTTTACGGTACGATCTCCAACGACCTGCTGCTGGCGATACCCTTCTTTACCTTCATGGGCGCGATCCTCGAGCGGTGCGGCCTTGCAGAAGACCTGCTCGAGGGCTCCGGGCAGCTGTTCGGCCCCATGCCCGGGGGGCTCGCCTATGCGGTCATCCTGGTGGGTGCGGTTCTAGGCGCCATCACAGGTACGGTCGCAGCCTCCGTCATCGCCATGGGCGTCGTGTCGCTGCCCGTCATGATGCGCTACGGCTATAATATGCGGCTGGCGACGGGGGTCATCGCCGCGTCCGGCACGATCACGCAGGTCATCCCGCCATCGCTGGTGCTCATCATCCTGGCCGACCAGCTCGGCCGCTCGGTCGGCGACATGTATGCCGGCGCCATCGGACCGTCGATCCTTCAAATTCTGCTGTTTCTTGCCTTCATCTTCGTCTTGTCGCGCCTGAAACCCGAGATGATGCCGCCGCTTCCGCCCGAGGCGCGCACCATGACCGGCTGGAAGCTGCTGTGGCGCGTCGCCAAGGCGATGGTGCCCTCGCTGGTGCTGATCTTCGTCGTGCTCGGCACGATGTTCATGGGCCTTGCGACGCCGACCGAGGCCGGCGCGATGGGCGCGGTCGGCGCAATGATCCTTGCCGCCATGCACCGTCGCCTGAGCTGGAGCCTGATCCGCGAGGCGATGGCGATGACGATGCGCCTGACGGCGATGGTCGTCTTCATCCTGCTCGGGGCCACCGTCTTCAGCCTCGTCTTCCAGGGCATGGATGGCGGGCACTGGATCCAGTACCTCCTGTCTCACATCCCCGGCGGCGCCGTCGGCTTCCTGATCTTCGTCAACATCTTCATCTTCTTCATCGCCTTCTTCCTCGATTTCTTCGAGATCGCCTTCATCGTGGTGCCGCTGCTGGTGCCCGTGGCGGAGGCGCTGGGCATCGACCTGATCTGGTTCGGCGTGCTGCTCTGCGTGAACATGCAGACATCCTTCATGCATCCGCCGTTTGGCTTCGCGCTCTTCTATCTGCGCGGCATCGCGCCGCCCCAGGTGAAGACGTCCGACATCTATCTCGGTGCGATACCCTGGCTGTGCCTGCAGCTTGTCCTGGTGGCGATCCTGATCTTCTGGCCGGAATCGGTGACGTACTTCCTGACGCCCGAAGCCGTCATCGACCCGT
This genomic window from Aureimonas sp. OT7 contains:
- the nusG gene encoding transcription termination/antitermination protein NusG, producing the protein MAARWYIVHAYSNFEKKVAESIEEQARQKGLSDKFEKILVPTEKVVEVRRGRKVDAERKFFPGYVLVKAELTDQVFSLIKNTPKVTGFLGPDNRPVPISEAEATHILSQVQEGVERPKASITFDIGEQVRVSDGPFASFNGIVQEVDQERARLKVEVSIFGRATPVDLEFGQVEKV
- the secE gene encoding preprotein translocase subunit SecE; the encoded protein is MASKTNPFTFLQQVRTEVSKVTWPTRRETLISTIMVLIMVVFAAAFFFIADQALGFAVGFIMSAGR
- the tuf gene encoding elongation factor Tu; this encodes MAKSKFERNKPHVNIGTIGHVDHGKTSLTAAITKYFGEFRAYDQIDAAPEEKARGITISTAHVEYETENRHYAHVDCPGHADYVKNMITGAAQMDGAILVCSAADGPMPQTREHILLARQVGVPAIVVFLNKVDQVDDAELLELVELEVRELLSSYEFPGDDIPIVKGSALAALEDSDKKIGEDAVRELMAAVDAYIPTPERPIDQPFLMPIEDVFSISGRGTVVTGRVERGIVKVGEEVEIVGIRDSKKTTVTGVEMFRKLLDQGQAGDNIGALIRGVDREGVERGQVLCKPGSVKPHTKFKAEAYILTKEEGGRHTPFFTNYRPQFYFRTTDVTGVVTLPEGTEMVMPGDNVTMDVALIVPIAMEEKLRFAIREGGRTVGAGIVSAIVE
- a CDS encoding RNA methyltransferase codes for the protein MNDHPSHTPKDSHYARLRRAHRDRARETAPAADDGIVRLYGLHTVAAALANPRRKAIRLRVTRNALNRLGIEPEAITCLMEIVDPRQLDGELGDDAVHQGALLEAEPLPGRGLGQLGKTDLVLVLDQVTDPHNVGAILRSATAFGAGAVITTSRHSPQESGVLAKAASGALEEIPYIQVVNLSDALETLKQDGFQTIGLDSDGPVALEPAFDAGKVALVLGSEGKGLRQKTRSTVDALARLEVPGAIRSLNVSNAAAVSLYAARRYLSQA
- a CDS encoding TRAP transporter small permease subunit is translated as MQALLAFSRAVDRLNAGFAVIADYLVLFAVLISAGNAISRYLFHVSSNSMLEIQWYMFAGMVLLGASYTLKLNEHVRVDLIYSALSTRNRLLVDIFGLVVLYLPVVFYLFWLCWPFFWRSFTSGETSMNAGGLTLWPAKATLPLGFGLLFLQGLSELIKRFAALQGLMTLETRYEKPLQ
- a CDS encoding TRAP transporter large permease subunit, giving the protein MFEYGPMPPLMFGCMIVFLLIGFPVAFSLAAVGMLFGVLGIVFDHFSPALLNALPLRFYGTISNDLLLAIPFFTFMGAILERCGLAEDLLEGSGQLFGPMPGGLAYAVILVGAVLGAITGTVAASVIAMGVVSLPVMMRYGYNMRLATGVIAASGTITQVIPPSLVLIILADQLGRSVGDMYAGAIGPSILQILLFLAFIFVLSRLKPEMMPPLPPEARTMTGWKLLWRVAKAMVPSLVLIFVVLGTMFMGLATPTEAGAMGAVGAMILAAMHRRLSWSLIREAMAMTMRLTAMVVFILLGATVFSLVFQGMDGGHWIQYLLSHIPGGAVGFLIFVNIFIFFIAFFLDFFEIAFIVVPLLVPVAEALGIDLIWFGVLLCVNMQTSFMHPPFGFALFYLRGIAPPQVKTSDIYLGAIPWLCLQLVLVAILIFWPESVTYFLTPEAVIDPSSIQLNIPMPGETGGPPAAPSFGGAPPPSFGAPAAPSFGAPPAPTFGAPN